The genomic window tggtgcctcgcaagacgaaattaattcattctgtgagtgctgtcgtatagcgaaaatttcgtcttgcgaagcaccaacgggggaagagcagtttgacggggggggggaatcggattttttttcgtcttgcgaggcaagcccattcaaaaattcgtcttgcaagacagccttccgctagcgaatgcctttcgtctagcgagtttttcgtctagcgaggcattcgtctagcggggcaccactgtactcattGAATCCAATGGTTCCCTGCAGTGCTTTGCAATAGGGTAACTGTTGTCGTTTTCGTTGTTGTCATttttaatcaccttctaaacagCCATCTCAAGGTGATATATGCACAGAAATGTACATGGACAGCAGAAATCTCCTCTTGAAATGGTATAGCTATAAAAAAATGGAATTCATAGTATGGGCAAGATGCTCGGGTATTTTTCTACCCCACTTTGAGAAGTTGATGGGCATAGAATGAACCCCAGGTAGCTTAGGACAATGAGTAACCTCTAGTTTTTGGTTAATGCCCCTCATATTAATTTCTTGCATATCTGCATGCTGATTTaaggtgattttttaaataaaagagagttgTTGTTTACTAAGATGCTtggcaacctttaaaaaaatatgaaagagtGTTTTCATTGTGTGTGAAACTGCATTACCCTGTATGCCTATTTGCAAATCAGTCTCCAAGCTCGGGATGCTGTGACAGTTAGTCCACCTCTTGGAGCATTTTGGAAGGTTACACCAGGTATGTTCCTTGGTCCATAACTGGTGACCTTCCAAGAATCAGAGCTTCCAGCGCTCAGACTAATTATTGTTTCTTCAGTGCTACCTCTGAAACTTTTATTTGTAGTAACATGAATTCTTCCTTCCTAACTAGAATGAAGAGGAAATTGTGGTAGAATGTCGTGTACGGTTCTTGTCTTTTATGGGAGTGGGCAAAGATATCCATACGTTTGCCTTCATTATGGATACGGGGAACCAGCATTTTGAGTGCCATGTTTTCTGGTGTGAGCCCAATGCAGGCAACGTATCAGAAGCTGTCCAGGCGGCTTGTATGGTAAGTGACCACAGAAAACTGTAGTACAATTTGTAGAAACagtagaaaatgaaaagaaaccagTACATGAAATCCCCCTCAAATATTACTTTGTAGTATTTAGCACGAATGCAAAATGACACAAAAACAATAATTCTGTTCATTTTTCAGAGTGCCCTGATAAATTATAATTCTCTCCCCAGTTCTGCACTCACATCTTAACATTTAACACCATGATTCTACATATTAGTGtcagctctctctccccctcctctgctttaATGCTATTAGCAGTCAATATTGTGAACTGTTACGTGCACAGACTGAAAACCAGATAAGTAGCATAAAGCATCAGAGTCAAGGCAACAAGCGCCAGCCTTTTGCAAGAGAACAATGTGTCTTTATAGAAAGGAGACAATGGGAAGAACAAATTATAAGATTGATGAGAATAACCAGAGTTCCCTGCTTCCGTGGTATTATTCAGCATCTGCTTCCAGAGGGTTTAGTGGGTACCATCCTTCAAAATTGTCATCTGTTCTCTTGGGCTAATGGAGAAAATACTAGCACTAACCTGAGCAAGCTCTGGCAATCAGAACACGACAACGTTCAATCCCAGCCACTACCATCAAATTACGGTATATTATTTTAGATTTAGAGGTAGAAGACTTAAGACCAATCTGCCAACATGTTGAGTTGTTACTCCTTGTATTAGAAAGGATGGTCATGTATCCAATATCTTAATGATGTGTTGTCCCCACTAACATGTAATAATTGTGCAGAGAATGTAAGAAACTGCCAAAATGAGGAAAGACCTGCTCTAAGGATCTATGAGTGCCATGTCTTAAGGGCAGATTTGCAAAACCTGTGACGAACCAAGCCACTAGCAATCCCATGCAGGTAGCAAAATTAGGTTGATGAACCACCATACTcggttgttgcttttaaattcaCCATGCATAGCTTGATGGGTCGCATTTAAGCTTGATGGGtcatgatatgtgtgtgtgttgcctacTCGGAAGCAAATCCTAAATGATGTTGCAGAACATAGTGAGGAAAGCTCAAGGTACCTAGCCTTACTAATGATTGCAGAACATCTTTGCTTTCTTTCAGCTACGATACCAGAAGTGCTTGGTAGCCAGACCTCCTTCACAAAAAgtccggcctcctcctcctcctgcagactCGATGACCAGAAGAGTCACGACTAATGTAAAACGGGGGATGTTGTCCCTCATTGACACTTTGAAACAGAAACGTC from Lacerta agilis isolate rLacAgi1 chromosome 9, rLacAgi1.pri, whole genome shotgun sequence includes these protein-coding regions:
- the APBB2 gene encoding amyloid-beta A4 precursor protein-binding family B member 2 isoform X11: MAERKNAKAVACSSLQERTNITLDVPLQVDFPTPKTELVQKFHVQYLGMLPVAKPVGMDTLNAAIESLIDSSSRDDWVPVTMNVADATVTVISEGNEEEIVVECRVRFLSFMGVGKDIHTFAFIMDTGNQHFECHVFWCEPNAGNVSEAVQAACMLRYQKCLVARPPSQKVRPPPPPADSMTRRVTTNVKRGMLSLIDTLKQKRPITDTP